In the Quercus lobata isolate SW786 chromosome 5, ValleyOak3.0 Primary Assembly, whole genome shotgun sequence genome, one interval contains:
- the LOC115990806 gene encoding uncharacterized protein LOC115990806 has product MSKALDRISKSPFTCKIEGAELPQRFHQPTFIMYNGRMDPIEHVSQFNQRMTIHSKDEALMCKMFPSSLGPMAMRWFDGLKPNFIDSFKQLTQAFGSHFITSSRVLRPLDSLLSLSMQEGETLKAYSDRYWEMYNEIEGNYDDIAISTFKSGLLTKHSLRKSLTGKPVTSLCQFMDRIDKYKRVEEDQQLGKGKVKVVPQERKDFRSDQFNNNNRPRRDYVEQSGFANAQAIHAVFRDPIHQVMKKIKNESFFKWSNKMAGDPMKRNQNLYCQYHQEPRHTTEDCRNLKNHLDQTGLRGKIKSPPTSLQWSTKTGEY; this is encoded by the coding sequence ATGAGCAAGGCCCTGGATCGAATCTCCAAGTCACCCTTCACATGCAAGATAGAAGGGGCTGAGCTTCCTCAGCGATTCCATCAACCTACTTTCATAATGTACAACGGCCGAATGGACCCCATAGAGCATGTAAGTCAGTTTAACCAGAGGATGACCATCCACTCCAAAgatgaggctttgatgtgcaaaaTGTTTCCGTCCAGCCTAGGACCGATggcaatgagatggtttgatggcctTAAGCCAAACTTCATAGATTCCTTCAAGCAGCTGACCCAGGCCTTTGGCTCTCACTTCATCACGAGCAGCAGGGTTCTTCGGCCCTTGGATTCCCTTCTGTCTTTGTCCATGCAAGAAGGGGAGACCCTAAAGGCCTACtcggataggtattgggagatgtacaATGAGATAGAGGGCAACTATGATGACATTGCCATCAGTACTTTCAAGAGCGGCCTCCTAACTAAGCATAGTTTAAGAAAATCCCTAACAGGGAAGCCTGTCACTAGCCTATGCCAATTCATGGACCGAATCGACAAAtataaaagggttgaagaggacCAGCAGTTGGGTAAGGGTAAAGTGAAGGTTGTCCCTCAAGAGAGGAAGGACTTCAGGTCAGACCAATTTAATAACAACAACCGACCGAGGAGAGACTATGTAGAGCAATCCGGATTTGCCAACGCGCAGGCAATTCACGCTGTGTTTCGAGATCCGATACATCAGGTTAtgaagaaaatcaagaatgagtcattcttcaaatggTCAAATAAGATGGCAGGAGACCCCATGAAGCGCAACCAAAACCTgtattgccaataccaccaagAACCAAGGCATACAACCGAGGACTGTAGAAACTTGAAGAACCACTTAGACCAAACTGGTCTGAGAGGGAAAATTAAGTCTCCTCCTACATCACTCCAGTGGTCGACAAAGACAGGCGAATATTGA